From one Bartonella sp. HY038 genomic stretch:
- a CDS encoding Imm7 family immunity protein — protein MIEYQGWMTVSGHWLEECEEDFDYQAALKTIKAEFKNKFAHENVYHENNCFIKLDFFNGLLRITAIGCNNRKTNIFQNLFDFFTFTQSVAIGSYGIFSFYDDEPSGEYKYHIYKFIKGECIHDFDPLLSSFCSME, from the coding sequence ATGATTGAGTATCAAGGCTGGATGACTGTAAGTGGACATTGGTTAGAAGAATGTGAAGAGGACTTTGATTATCAAGCCGCATTAAAAACGATTAAAGCTGAATTTAAAAATAAATTTGCACATGAAAATGTCTATCATGAAAATAATTGCTTTATAAAGCTAGATTTCTTTAATGGCTTATTACGAATTACGGCTATAGGATGCAATAATAGAAAGACCAATATTTTTCAAAATCTATTTGATTTTTTTACTTTTACCCAATCGGTTGCAATCGGTTCATATGGAATCTTTAGTTTTTATGATGATGAACCAAGTGGTGAATATAAATATCATATTTATAAATTTATCAAAGGCGAATGCATTCATGATTTTGATCCGCTATTATCATCATTTTGTTCGATGGAGTAG
- a CDS encoding DUF4926 domain-containing protein, which produces MEYRLFDIVVVLEDLETENLQKGERGTIIEIFSNPCIAYEVEFIDDRGVTLKQIPLLPTQISPWSSD; this is translated from the coding sequence ATGGAATATAGATTATTTGATATTGTCGTAGTTTTGGAAGATTTAGAAACTGAAAATTTACAAAAGGGCGAACGTGGTACTATAATAGAAATATTTTCAAATCCTTGCATAGCCTACGAGGTAGAATTTATCGACGACCGTGGCGTAACCCTTAAACAAATACCTCTTTTACCAACGCAAATTTCGCCATGGTCATCTGATTAA
- a CDS encoding MFS transporter, with the protein MVEISNVTAKKSLASIEQSAIRKVSLRLVPFLIIAYFMAYLDRVNVGFAALEMNADLSFTPTIYSIGAGIFFVGYFLFEVPSNYFMEKLGARLWIARILITWGLISCFMALIVGQWSFYGLRLLLGLAEAGFFPGILLYLTYWYPSRYRARILAGFVIAVPISTLIGAPISGILLEMHGFWGLRGWQWLFIIEGVPTVILGIIAWFYLTDRPSKASWLTNDEKDWLENEIAMEAEKGRKVGSDHSFMAGLTSPRVLILCFVYFSFVAALYAMSFWLPQIIKAFGLSNVETGFVTAIPYFFAAIAMVLWGIHSDRTGERIWHVILPFLLASIALITASFLKEPIILMVALTFAAIGIFCCFSLFWTLPTAFLTGSAAAAGIALINSVGNLAGFGGPYLMGWIKETTSSASLGLLILGILPLFGAALVYYLGKTNRHMLDAHK; encoded by the coding sequence ATGGTTGAAATTTCAAATGTAACGGCAAAAAAATCGTTAGCAAGCATTGAGCAAAGCGCCATACGCAAAGTATCGCTGCGCTTAGTGCCTTTTTTGATTATTGCCTATTTTATGGCCTATCTTGACCGGGTCAATGTTGGTTTTGCCGCATTGGAGATGAATGCAGATTTAAGCTTTACACCAACAATTTATAGTATTGGTGCAGGTATATTTTTTGTGGGCTATTTCCTTTTTGAAGTGCCTAGCAATTATTTTATGGAAAAATTAGGCGCGCGGCTGTGGATTGCCCGCATATTAATCACTTGGGGGCTGATCTCCTGTTTCATGGCGCTCATTGTAGGCCAATGGAGTTTTTATGGCTTGCGCTTGCTGCTTGGTCTTGCGGAAGCTGGGTTTTTTCCCGGCATTTTGCTTTATTTAACCTATTGGTATCCAAGCCGTTACCGCGCCCGTATTTTAGCAGGATTTGTGATTGCAGTACCCATATCAACCCTAATTGGCGCACCAATTTCAGGCATTTTGCTTGAAATGCACGGATTTTGGGGCTTGCGCGGTTGGCAATGGCTTTTCATCATTGAGGGGGTGCCAACAGTCATTCTTGGCATTATTGCTTGGTTTTATCTAACCGATAGACCAAGCAAAGCATCATGGCTGACAAATGACGAAAAAGATTGGCTTGAAAATGAAATTGCCATGGAAGCTGAAAAAGGGCGCAAAGTTGGTAGCGATCATTCGTTTATGGCAGGGCTTACCTCGCCGCGCGTATTAATTTTGTGCTTTGTTTATTTTAGCTTTGTTGCAGCACTTTATGCCATGAGTTTTTGGTTACCACAAATTATCAAGGCTTTTGGTTTAAGCAATGTGGAAACGGGTTTTGTTACTGCTATTCCTTATTTCTTTGCCGCTATTGCTATGGTACTTTGGGGCATTCATTCCGACCGCACTGGTGAGCGTATCTGGCATGTGATCTTGCCATTTTTATTAGCCTCTATCGCCCTTATTACCGCAAGCTTTTTGAAAGAGCCGATTATTCTTATGGTTGCACTAACCTTTGCAGCTATTGGTATTTTTTGTTGTTTTTCACTATTTTGGACACTGCCAACCGCGTTTTTAACTGGTAGTGCTGCCGCAGCAGGTATTGCGCTGATTAATTCGGTGGGCAATCTTGCTGGCTTTGGTGGTCCTTATCTCATGGGTTGGATTAAGGAAACCACCAGTAGCGCATCATTGGGCTTGTTAATCCTTGGCATTTTACCACTATTTGGGGCAGCGCTTGTCTATTACCTTGGCAAAACCAATCGCCATATGTTGGATGCCCATAAATAA
- a CDS encoding SEL1-like repeat protein, with the protein MKHYIIRLFFIFITSIFLVNFSHGAETIAQLLERAEKGDANAQYDLGLHYDYGDEVAEDKAEAVKWYRRAAEQGHDKAQYNLGISYDIGEGVAEDKVEAAKWFRLAADQDNPKAQFNLAVAYDLGEGVAEDNAESAKWYRLAAEQGYAKAQFNLGVAYDKGQGVTEDKEEAAKWYRLAADQSLAKAQFNLAVAYDLGEGVIEDKAESAKWYRLAAEQGNVSAQFNLGVAYDDGEGVIEDKVEATKWYRLAAEQGHAKAQFNLGYNYYHGEGVKKNRLEAIKWLKLAAEQGDGRARKMLNALGE; encoded by the coding sequence TTGAAGCATTATATTATCCGGTTATTTTTTATCTTCATCACTAGTATTTTTCTTGTAAATTTTAGCCATGGCGCTGAAACAATTGCTCAACTACTAGAAAGGGCTGAAAAAGGTGACGCCAATGCACAGTATGATCTAGGTCTCCATTATGATTATGGCGATGAAGTTGCAGAGGATAAGGCAGAGGCTGTAAAATGGTATAGGCGCGCTGCCGAGCAGGGGCATGACAAAGCACAATATAATTTGGGCATTAGTTACGACATTGGTGAAGGTGTTGCAGAGGATAAGGTCGAGGCAGCAAAATGGTTTAGACTCGCCGCTGATCAAGATAACCCTAAAGCGCAATTTAACCTTGCCGTTGCTTATGATCTTGGTGAAGGTGTTGCAGAGGATAACGCTGAATCTGCAAAATGGTATAGGCTTGCCGCTGAACAAGGTTACGCTAAAGCTCAGTTTAATCTCGGCGTTGCTTATGATAAAGGCCAAGGCGTTACAGAAGATAAGGAGGAGGCTGCAAAATGGTATAGGCTCGCCGCTGATCAAAGTCTCGCTAAAGCCCAATTTAACCTTGCCGTTGCTTATGATCTTGGTGAAGGTGTTATTGAGGATAAGGCTGAATCTGCAAAATGGTATAGGCTTGCCGCTGAACAAGGTAACGTTAGCGCGCAGTTTAACCTTGGTGTTGCTTATGATGACGGCGAAGGTGTTATTGAGGATAAGGTAGAAGCTACCAAATGGTATAGGCTCGCTGCAGAGCAGGGACACGCCAAAGCACAGTTTAATCTTGGATATAATTATTATCATGGTGAGGGTGTAAAAAAGAATAGACTAGAAGCAATCAAATGGCTTAAACTTGCTGCAGAACAAGGCGATGGTAGAGCACGTAAAATGTTAAATGCATTAGGCGAATAA
- a CDS encoding alpha-2-macroglobulin, with protein sequence MAFFKAIYSFFAKILSLIFGNVSWVPPFWLRPICKLFSLIGCFFKRYTKSAIASVLVLIVAIGAGIGGWIWYQNQPLPYMVSYDYSNPPLSDYDKKDVKTYPLTIEFSDSVAPIDKVNTTIEEGVSLSPQIKGTWHWSNDKVLTFKPQQDWPIDQKYTVSLAQKGLFTDGVLLKDYSFDVTTSPFAISVNNSKLYEDPQDPNQKKMVAEIKASHPIDQKTFAKHISFELSRGLTYQNKTNNNPQIFFSEDGLTASVQSAILSMPLETSTVKLKVSKGVTSNLGGNASTEEFSASIDVPGRYQLSFGDAKIDFVRNNNGEPEPIFMFESSKPVSDTNIDGQVTAWALPQRKNESGDRINWRDNEITDNLLARSRKIPLIQIPSDSAQNSLHSFKLNAEPGVQLYVRINGKIQSQGGYLSRDAQTLYTSNMPNYPKTLQFMSEGALLGLRGERTLGVMAQGVSGAQVEIARVLPKQLHHLVNQLDGNFVRPDMSESEFDTLVERENIDFDLPDIAVNKMQYSYVDLAPYLSSEDGRHGIFVVRMSEKGSYDRQTLGEVTSARDIRFIVVTDIGIIAKRDSNRGHDIFVQSIETGLPIDNALVEVYGVNGLPVAQSYSDETGHAYFGDLSELSREKRPLMYVVTNGEDQSFLPINNEGRQLDLSRFAIGGLMADGKTDTLRAFMFSERGLYRPGETVHLGMIVRRDDWHGNLQGLPVELTIYDPARREVKTEKMQLSAEGFESYDFASDPAMPAGTYTAELELANKSGGNYSLGSVSFSIRDFEPDRMKVTASLSPTPIKGWLKPEEVKASVKAMHLFGAPAGDRRTSMTMRMEPAFVGFDSYRDYRFYLENTLDESHVEDLADQKTDENGIANFNLDLNRFTASGYKLQVLARVFEADGGRNVAADASALVSPADYMVGVKSDDNLDYVNKGTQRRVNWLAVNANLKPIGINGLRREVVEVRYVSVLVKQYDDTYRYASRKKEVVLENKPFSITENGTFDTLDTSNPGEFIVKIKNGDTVLNQLNYSVAGDANLSRSLDRNSELTLKLNKTSYKPGEFIEINIRAPYVGAGLITIERDKVYAHSWFKTDTTSSVQYIELPEGLEGNAYINVQFVRSPQSDEIFMSPLSYGVAPFAISLDNRTTNIALTTPKTVEPGDDIAIKVNLNRPSQVMVWGVDEGILQVARYSQPRPLDFFFKKRALEVETTQILDLILPEFSKLFLAASGGDDEGALSNHLNPFKRKNKPPVVYWSGIQDMPKGESELNWQVPDYFNGKVHFFAVAVDQNHIGIAQSYTESKAPIVLTPNVPAFVAPGDVVNVSMGAFSNLASQDVVSLTIEPSRAFEIIGDKTQQFTVDPLKEATANWQLKASNDNDGNKLGAHDIKFVAKLADGRSFTMVENVSVRPLSERRVQLSAKITNDKVITLEPTRKLYSQLSKVEASFGYSPLNWATGLNQYLDNYAYVCTEQTISKTMPSIIFGKAEDSDAAKNVANTLTILGQRMNSSGGLGQWNATPDSDIFATLYAVDFMLDAQERGFYVASQNFERTRAFLKDIAEEPPFEGMNGFRLQAYAIYLLNRQAQSLGISPSFNELANLRERLDTYYEKKEWQKDTTAVYMAASYLMFKQNKEANALVNSIDWQLLKNNEDSQYYFDDALTHDSETITILGRYFPNQLSKIPNEVWQKIADNLQSQRYNSLSSALLIRAASIYENAVQNSGASIEAVVKQNNDQTTSVTLEGSPSKAILPFDFKSLTLTKSRSDLPGFVLLSEAGYDINKSQEPRNNGIDIFHDYTDLKGNKIDKVNVGDEFLVRVRMRSTGQDYVGDVAIVDLLPGGVELVYRQPNHSQSSDDDESGDEGDEGNEYDSEGDEEQALPAVGEPDQSDWQPHFIDPRDDRVVLYGSLDKEVGTFTYKVRAINAGQFTIPAAFAESMYNPQINGEGAIGKLIIEVK encoded by the coding sequence ATGGCATTTTTTAAAGCAATTTATTCTTTTTTCGCAAAAATCTTGAGCCTTATTTTTGGTAATGTTTCATGGGTGCCGCCTTTTTGGCTAAGACCCATTTGCAAATTATTTTCTCTCATTGGTTGTTTTTTTAAAAGATATACTAAAAGTGCTATCGCAAGTGTATTAGTTCTGATTGTCGCCATTGGTGCAGGAATCGGAGGCTGGATATGGTACCAGAACCAACCTCTGCCCTATATGGTAAGCTATGATTATTCTAATCCACCTTTATCCGATTATGATAAAAAGGATGTCAAAACCTATCCTTTAACTATTGAATTTTCAGATTCTGTCGCCCCCATTGATAAAGTCAATACAACAATTGAAGAGGGCGTAAGCCTATCACCACAAATCAAGGGTACATGGCATTGGTCTAATGACAAGGTCTTAACTTTTAAGCCGCAACAAGATTGGCCAATTGACCAAAAATATACTGTAAGCCTTGCGCAAAAAGGCTTGTTTACCGACGGCGTATTGCTAAAAGATTATAGTTTTGATGTAACCACTAGTCCATTTGCTATTTCGGTTAATAATTCAAAGCTTTATGAAGATCCGCAAGATCCTAATCAAAAGAAGATGGTAGCGGAAATTAAAGCAAGCCACCCAATTGATCAAAAGACTTTTGCAAAACATATATCATTTGAATTATCGCGCGGTCTTACTTATCAAAATAAGACTAATAATAATCCGCAAATTTTCTTTTCTGAAGATGGTTTAACCGCGTCTGTTCAATCAGCAATTTTAAGCATGCCGCTTGAAACCTCTACCGTTAAATTGAAGGTGTCAAAAGGCGTGACGTCAAATCTTGGCGGTAATGCTAGCACTGAGGAATTTAGTGCAAGCATTGATGTACCGGGACGTTATCAGTTAAGTTTTGGTGACGCAAAAATAGATTTTGTGCGCAATAATAATGGTGAACCAGAGCCGATTTTCATGTTTGAAAGCTCAAAACCGGTAAGCGATACTAATATTGATGGACAAGTGACAGCTTGGGCTTTACCTCAGCGTAAAAATGAATCTGGCGATCGCATTAATTGGCGCGACAATGAAATTACCGATAATTTGCTTGCTCGCTCGCGCAAAATTCCGCTTATTCAAATTCCTAGTGATAGCGCTCAAAATAGCCTTCATTCATTTAAGCTTAATGCTGAGCCCGGTGTGCAACTTTATGTGCGCATTAATGGCAAAATCCAATCTCAAGGCGGTTATTTATCGCGTGATGCGCAAACACTTTACACATCAAATATGCCCAATTATCCCAAGACTTTGCAATTCATGTCAGAAGGCGCTTTGCTTGGTCTTCGTGGTGAACGCACCCTTGGCGTTATGGCGCAAGGTGTAAGTGGCGCACAAGTTGAAATAGCCCGCGTTCTGCCAAAGCAGCTTCACCATTTGGTTAATCAATTGGATGGTAATTTTGTTCGCCCTGATATGAGCGAAAGCGAATTTGATACTTTAGTCGAGCGCGAAAATATCGACTTTGATCTTCCTGATATTGCCGTCAATAAAATGCAATATAGCTATGTGGATCTTGCTCCTTACCTATCAAGTGAAGATGGACGGCATGGTATTTTTGTTGTCCGCATGAGTGAAAAAGGTAGCTATGATCGCCAAACCCTTGGTGAGGTTACATCAGCGCGTGACATACGCTTTATTGTCGTCACCGATATTGGCATTATTGCTAAGCGCGACAGCAATCGCGGCCATGATATTTTTGTGCAATCCATCGAAACGGGCTTACCAATTGATAATGCCTTAGTGGAAGTTTACGGCGTTAATGGTTTGCCGGTTGCGCAAAGCTATAGCGATGAAACAGGCCATGCTTATTTTGGTGATTTAAGCGAATTATCTCGTGAAAAACGCCCGCTAATGTATGTGGTCACCAATGGCGAGGATCAATCTTTCTTGCCTATTAATAATGAAGGCCGCCAGCTTGACCTATCGCGCTTTGCTATTGGCGGTTTAATGGCAGATGGCAAAACCGATACGTTACGTGCTTTCATGTTTAGCGAGCGCGGCCTTTATCGCCCCGGCGAAACCGTGCATCTTGGCATGATTGTTCGCCGTGATGATTGGCATGGTAATTTGCAAGGCTTGCCGGTTGAGCTTACCATTTATGATCCTGCCCGCCGCGAAGTAAAGACCGAGAAAATGCAGCTATCGGCAGAAGGCTTTGAAAGCTATGATTTTGCGTCCGATCCTGCAATGCCTGCAGGTACCTATACGGCAGAGCTTGAGCTTGCCAACAAAAGTGGTGGCAATTATTCGCTTGGTAGCGTTTCATTTTCTATTCGTGATTTTGAACCAGACCGCATGAAAGTAACAGCTAGTCTTTCGCCAACGCCAATTAAAGGCTGGTTAAAGCCAGAAGAAGTTAAGGCAAGTGTCAAAGCAATGCATCTTTTTGGTGCGCCGGCAGGTGATCGGCGTACAAGCATGACCATGCGCATGGAGCCAGCTTTTGTTGGTTTTGATAGCTATCGCGATTATCGTTTCTATCTTGAAAACACCTTGGACGAAAGCCATGTTGAAGACTTGGCAGACCAAAAAACTGATGAAAATGGCATTGCCAATTTTAATCTTGATTTAAACCGCTTTACTGCAAGCGGTTATAAGCTGCAAGTTTTGGCACGGGTTTTTGAAGCTGATGGCGGCAGGAATGTTGCAGCAGACGCAAGCGCCCTTGTTTCACCGGCTGATTATATGGTGGGTGTCAAGAGTGATGATAATCTTGATTATGTGAATAAGGGAACACAACGGCGCGTCAACTGGCTTGCGGTTAATGCCAATTTGAAACCAATTGGTATTAATGGCCTTAGACGCGAAGTGGTGGAAGTGCGCTATGTATCGGTATTGGTAAAGCAATATGATGATACTTATCGCTATGCTTCGCGCAAAAAAGAAGTTGTGCTTGAAAATAAACCATTTTCTATTACTGAAAATGGCACATTTGATACACTCGACACCAGTAATCCGGGTGAATTTATTGTTAAAATTAAAAATGGTGATACGGTTTTAAACCAGCTTAATTATAGTGTTGCGGGCGATGCTAACCTATCACGCTCGTTAGATCGTAACAGCGAACTTACCCTTAAACTTAATAAAACCTCTTATAAGCCGGGCGAATTTATTGAAATTAATATTCGTGCGCCTTATGTCGGAGCAGGTCTCATCACCATCGAGCGTGATAAGGTCTATGCCCATTCTTGGTTTAAAACCGATACAACATCAAGCGTTCAATATATTGAATTGCCTGAGGGGTTAGAGGGCAATGCTTATATTAATGTGCAATTTGTCCGCTCGCCGCAATCGGATGAAATTTTCATGTCGCCACTTTCCTATGGTGTTGCGCCTTTTGCCATTAGTTTAGATAATCGCACGACCAATATTGCGCTTACAACACCAAAGACGGTTGAGCCGGGTGATGATATTGCCATTAAGGTCAACCTTAACCGCCCATCACAAGTGATGGTTTGGGGCGTTGATGAAGGCATTTTGCAAGTGGCACGTTATAGCCAGCCACGGCCATTGGATTTCTTTTTCAAAAAGCGCGCTTTGGAAGTTGAAACCACTCAAATTCTTGATTTGATCTTGCCTGAATTTTCAAAATTATTTTTGGCAGCTTCAGGCGGTGATGATGAAGGGGCGTTGTCCAATCATTTAAATCCATTTAAGCGCAAAAATAAGCCACCTGTTGTCTATTGGAGTGGCATTCAAGATATGCCGAAGGGTGAAAGTGAACTTAATTGGCAAGTGCCTGATTATTTCAACGGTAAAGTGCATTTCTTTGCGGTGGCAGTTGATCAAAACCATATTGGTATTGCCCAAAGCTATACGGAAAGTAAGGCACCAATTGTACTCACCCCAAATGTGCCGGCTTTTGTTGCTCCTGGCGATGTGGTCAATGTGTCAATGGGCGCATTTAGCAATCTAGCTTCGCAAGATGTGGTAAGTTTGACCATTGAGCCAAGTCGGGCTTTCGAGATTATTGGTGACAAGACCCAGCAATTCACTGTTGATCCACTTAAAGAAGCAACCGCTAATTGGCAGTTAAAAGCTTCCAATGATAATGATGGCAACAAATTAGGTGCCCATGATATAAAATTTGTTGCAAAATTGGCTGATGGCCGTAGCTTTACTATGGTTGAAAATGTTTCTGTCCGTCCACTATCTGAACGACGGGTGCAGTTAAGCGCTAAAATCACCAATGATAAGGTTATAACGCTTGAACCAACACGCAAGCTTTATTCGCAATTAAGCAAGGTAGAGGCATCTTTTGGCTATTCACCGCTTAATTGGGCAACCGGCCTTAATCAATATCTTGATAATTATGCCTATGTTTGCACCGAGCAAACCATTTCTAAAACCATGCCATCAATTATTTTTGGCAAAGCAGAAGACAGTGATGCAGCAAAAAATGTTGCCAATACATTGACAATATTAGGCCAACGCATGAATAGTTCTGGTGGTTTAGGGCAATGGAATGCAACACCCGATAGCGATATTTTCGCAACGCTTTATGCGGTTGATTTTATGCTTGATGCGCAAGAGCGTGGTTTTTATGTAGCGAGCCAAAATTTTGAACGCACAAGAGCCTTTTTGAAAGACATTGCAGAAGAACCACCTTTTGAAGGAATGAACGGCTTTCGTTTACAAGCCTATGCAATTTACTTGTTAAACCGCCAAGCACAAAGCCTTGGCATTAGTCCTAGTTTCAATGAGCTTGCTAATCTTCGCGAGCGACTTGACACTTATTATGAAAAAAAGGAATGGCAAAAAGATACGACTGCTGTTTATATGGCGGCCAGTTATTTGATGTTTAAGCAAAATAAAGAAGCCAATGCCTTGGTAAATTCCATTGATTGGCAATTGCTTAAAAATAATGAAGATAGTCAATATTACTTTGATGATGCTTTAACGCATGATAGCGAAACGATCACCATACTTGGTCGCTATTTCCCTAACCAATTATCAAAAATTCCAAACGAAGTTTGGCAAAAAATTGCCGATAATTTACAAAGCCAACGCTATAATAGTCTTTCATCGGCATTGCTTATTCGTGCAGCATCAATTTACGAAAATGCAGTGCAAAATAGTGGTGCCTCAATCGAAGCTGTTGTCAAACAAAATAATGATCAAACAACAAGTGTGACTTTAGAGGGTAGCCCATCAAAAGCCATTTTACCTTTTGATTTTAAATCCTTGACACTAACAAAAAGCCGATCCGACTTACCAGGTTTTGTGCTGTTAAGTGAAGCTGGCTATGATATTAACAAAAGCCAAGAACCACGAAATAATGGCATTGATATCTTCCATGATTATACCGACCTAAAAGGCAACAAGATTGATAAGGTCAATGTTGGCGATGAATTCTTGGTGCGAGTAAGAATGCGCAGCACAGGGCAAGATTATGTCGGTGATGTCGCGATTGTTGATCTTTTACCAGGTGGTGTTGAACTTGTTTATCGCCAACCCAATCATTCGCAATCTTCTGATGACGATGAAAGTGGTGATGAGGGTGATGAGGGCAATGAATATGATAGTGAAGGCGATGAAGAACAGGCATTGCCAGCCGTTGGCGAGCCAGACCAAAGCGATTGGCAGCCTCACTTTATTGATCCACGTGACGACCGCGTTGTGCTTTACGGCAGCTTAGATAAAGAAGTTGGCACATTTACCTATAAGGTACGCGCTATCAATGCAGGGCAATTTACCATTCCGGCCGCTTTTGCTGAAAGCATGTATAATCCGCAAATTAATGGTGAAGGTGCTATTGGTAAGCTGATTATTGAGGTAAAATAG
- the pbpC gene encoding penicillin-binding protein 1C: MRRRFFTKSRLRRYLRIFLYSFAFLSLVLVALRLWPHTPLKQQFSYSRLVSDQNGQILRLTLSKDDHYRLFVPLEDMSPVMVESIMLKEDRYFYSHFGVNPFALFRASLATYIGGNRQGASTLTMQLARKIYNINTRSISGKTQQILAALWLEARYSKAEILEAYLNLAPMGGNIEGVEAAAQIYFHKSAQKLSLNEALALAVIPQSPTKRASFGLETQKARLLLLNDWRDANKDDPRSAALNDLPITAYTRRDLPFLAPHYSDYLLANYREDQLQGTLDLKLQKAIEAINTGYIKDRSRLGIRNSAILIIDSRDMGIKTMIGSADFFNEKIHGQVNGTIAARSPGSTVKPFLYALAIDQGIIHPMTMLKDAPTMFGSFQPENFDGRFVGPLSAQEALIRSRNVPAVWLASKTRKPSLYQFLKNAGITGLRPEESYGLSIALGGGEMKMLELASLYATLAKDGKRQFPRFLKTELYHEGEALISPEASFITRQMLYQNPRPDGLPKDRRGKDWPVAWKTGTSWSYHDAWTSGMIGPYIVVVWIGNFDNSGPTAFIGVRSAAPLFFKIADALPILKPNEKQLVQLPPKNVVRVDVCAASGDLPNEYCPKRKQTWFIAGVSPIKISNLHRPLMIDTRSGEIACPPYNKPYIKQEIFEFWPSDLNALFDTAGLPRRKPPTQKTCGITVKSDNMSPPQIRYPLVNVTYVLKRDDENDHIRLEADAPAGVKRLYWFEKDRFLGVVTPGTSLDWRPKQAGRMQLRVSDENGNTALRTINVSFN, from the coding sequence ATGCGGCGGCGTTTTTTTACAAAATCAAGATTGCGGCGATATTTACGCATTTTTCTTTATAGCTTTGCTTTTTTAAGCTTAGTACTCGTCGCGCTGCGCCTTTGGCCCCATACACCGCTTAAACAACAATTTTCCTATTCAAGGCTTGTTAGCGACCAAAATGGGCAAATTTTGCGTTTAACCTTGAGCAAAGATGATCATTATCGACTTTTTGTGCCGCTTGAAGACATGTCACCGGTAATGGTCGAATCCATTATGCTAAAAGAGGATCGCTATTTTTATTCCCATTTTGGCGTTAATCCCTTTGCGCTGTTTCGCGCTAGCCTTGCGACTTATATTGGCGGCAATCGCCAAGGCGCGTCCACCCTTACCATGCAACTAGCGCGCAAAATTTACAATATTAATACGCGTTCAATCTCAGGTAAAACGCAACAAATATTAGCAGCCCTTTGGTTAGAAGCGCGTTACAGCAAAGCGGAGATTTTAGAAGCCTATCTTAATCTTGCGCCAATGGGTGGCAATATTGAAGGCGTGGAAGCGGCTGCGCAAATTTATTTCCATAAATCTGCACAGAAATTATCCCTAAATGAAGCCCTCGCCTTAGCTGTTATTCCGCAAAGCCCAACAAAACGCGCAAGTTTTGGACTTGAGACCCAAAAAGCGCGGCTATTATTGCTAAATGATTGGCGCGACGCCAATAAAGATGATCCGCGCAGTGCGGCATTAAATGATTTACCAATCACCGCTTATACAAGGCGCGATTTGCCATTTTTAGCCCCCCATTATAGCGATTATCTGCTTGCCAATTACCGTGAAGACCAGTTACAGGGCACCCTCGACTTGAAATTGCAAAAGGCAATAGAGGCAATTAATACTGGCTATATTAAAGATCGCAGCCGCTTAGGTATCCGCAATAGCGCCATTTTAATCATTGATAGCCGTGATATGGGCATAAAGACCATGATTGGCTCAGCAGATTTTTTTAATGAGAAAATCCATGGCCAAGTCAATGGCACCATCGCCGCGCGCTCGCCGGGGTCAACAGTAAAGCCGTTTTTATATGCTTTGGCGATTGATCAAGGCATTATCCACCCAATGACCATGCTTAAAGATGCGCCAACTATGTTTGGATCGTTTCAGCCTGAAAATTTTGATGGCCGTTTTGTCGGACCATTATCGGCGCAAGAAGCGCTTATCCGTTCACGCAATGTGCCTGCCGTTTGGCTGGCCAGTAAAACCCGTAAACCAAGCCTTTATCAGTTTTTAAAAAATGCTGGCATTACGGGTCTGCGACCAGAAGAAAGCTATGGACTATCCATTGCCCTTGGTGGCGGTGAAATGAAAATGTTGGAACTTGCCAGCCTTTATGCCACCCTTGCCAAAGACGGCAAAAGACAGTTTCCGCGCTTTTTAAAAACCGAGCTTTATCATGAGGGCGAGGCACTAATATCACCAGAAGCTAGCTTCATCACCCGCCAAATGCTTTATCAAAACCCGCGCCCCGATGGTTTGCCAAAAGATCGCCGTGGAAAAGATTGGCCTGTTGCATGGAAAACCGGCACATCATGGAGTTACCACGATGCCTGGACAAGCGGCATGATTGGCCCCTATATTGTGGTGGTATGGATTGGCAATTTTGACAATAGCGGCCCTACTGCCTTTATTGGCGTGCGTTCTGCAGCGCCGTTATTTTTTAAGATTGCTGATGCTTTGCCAATTTTAAAGCCCAATGAAAAGCAATTAGTACAATTGCCGCCTAAAAATGTCGTGCGCGTTGATGTTTGTGCAGCCTCTGGCGATTTACCTAATGAATATTGTCCAAAACGAAAGCAAACTTGGTTTATTGCCGGCGTTTCGCCAATTAAAATTTCCAATCTACATCGACCATTAATGATTGATACACGCAGCGGCGAAATTGCCTGCCCACCTTATAATAAGCCCTATATTAAACAAGAAATTTTTGAATTTTGGCCAAGTGATTTAAATGCATTATTTGACACGGCTGGCTTGCCACGGCGTAAACCACCCACGCAAAAAACATGTGGTATTACAGTTAAATCTGACAATATGTCCCCACCGCAAATTCGTTATCCGTTGGTGAATGTCACCTATGTTTTAAAGCGCGATGATGAAAATGATCATATACGCTTAGAGGCGGATGCGCCGGCCGGCGTAAAACGGCTTTATTGGTTTGAAAAAGACCGCTTTCTTGGCGTTGTAACTCCAGGAACAAGCCTTGATTGGCGGCCAAAACAGGCAGGGCGCATGCAATTGCGAGTAAGTGATGAAAATGGCAATACGGCCTTGCGTACAATTAATGTAAGTTTTAATTAA